A stretch of Suncus etruscus isolate mSunEtr1 chromosome 9, mSunEtr1.pri.cur, whole genome shotgun sequence DNA encodes these proteins:
- the LOC126018248 gene encoding olfactory receptor 52B2-like, whose translation MFTCNNSIPQPSVFVLAGIPGLESYHGWFSLPFFLVFLIALIGNITILCIIQVEKSLHEPMFLLLAMLSIIDLSLVTATVPRILGIFWMNAKEISFNACLTQMFFIPSFYVMESGILLAMAFDRFVAIWHPLRYTTILANSMLVKMALAVLARAIAILTPAPILTKRLESFQTHVIAYSYCAYMAVVQIACGDISDHIVYGLMVIVASVGFDLFFIMLSYGLILHAVFRIPSWEARGKALSTCGSHLCVIALFYSPVVFSVLAQILGYHMASHLQIIIDNLYFLVPPMVNPLIYAARTKQMREWVTRILHCRRD comes from the coding sequence ATGTTCACTTGCAACAACTCAATTCCTCAACCTTCAGTATTTGTGCTGGCTGGAATTCCTGGCTTGGAATCTTACCACGGTTGGTTTTCTTTGCCATTTTTCCTGGTATTTCTTATTGCACTCATTGGAAATATCACCATTTTATGCATCATTCAGGTAGAGAAGAGTCTTCACGAGCCCATGTTTCTCCTCTTGGCTATGCTATCAATTATTGATCTGTCTCTGGTCACTGCCACCGTGCCCCGCATTCTGGGTATATTTTGGATGAATGCTAAAGAAATAAGCTTCAATGCGTGCCTTACACAGAtgttttttattccttccttttatGTCATGGAATCTGGGATCCTCTTGGCTATGGCTTTTGACAGATTTGTGGCCATCTGGCACCCTCTGAGATATACAACCATCCTTGCAAACTCCATGCTTGTGAAGATGGCACTGGCTGTCCTAGCACGAGCAATAGCAATACTGACCCCAGCACCCATCCTGACAAAAAGACTGGAaagcttccagacccatgtcatCGCTTATTCCTACTGTGCTTATATGGCAGTGGTACAGATAGCCTGTGGAGACATCTCTGACCACATTGTCTATGGCCTTATGGTTATTGTAGCATCTGTGGGATTTGATCTGTTCTTTATTATGTTGTCATATGGTCTGATTCTCCATGCTGTCTTTCGCATACCTTCTTGGGAGGCCAGGGGCAAAGCTCTCAGCACATGTGGCTCTCATCTTTGTGTCATTGCTCTCTTTTATTCTCCTGTTGTTTTCTCCGTTCTGGCCCAGATTTTAGGCTACCATATGGCTTCCCATCTACAGATAATTATTGACAATCTCTACTTCTTGGTACCGCCCATGGTCAATCCCTTGATTTATGCTGCTAGGACCAAACAAATGAGAGAGTGGGTGACCCGAATCCTCCATTGTCGTAGAGACTGA